The sequence below is a genomic window from Marispirochaeta aestuarii.
CAGACCCGCACCGGCAATTTTTCCGTTCTTCAGAGCGTCGATTAATGCGTCTTCATCGATCAGACCGCCCCGTCCGGTGTTGATTATATAGACATTGCTTTTTACCCGGGTCAGGGCCTGCGCGTCTATCATATGCTCAGTCTGCTTGTTCAGGGGCATGTGGAGGGACAGGAAATCCGATTCCTGCAGGACTGTATCAAAGTCGACAAGCTTTACATTATTGTTTTTGGCAGTCTGCTCATCTACATAGGGATCAAAGGCTATCACCTTAAGGTTAAAAGCCTGCGCTTTTCGGGCGACCTCTCTACCGATGGATCCGAAACCGCAGATACCCAGCGTCATGCCTCGTAATCTGTTGACAGGCTTAATATGGTTATAGCTCCATTCACCGCTTTTAACCGATCTGTCCAGGGAATTAATCTTCCGGGATAATGATAAAAGCAGGGCAATGGCATGATCTGACACTTCGTCGATGCAGTAGTCGGTTACATTGGCCACAATAATGGAGTGGTCAGTGGCGGCTTCAACATCTATTGTGTCGACGCCGACGCCGTATCTGGTGATAACCTTGCATTTGGTCAGCTGCTCAATGACCTTTCTGGTTACCGGTGCATACTGATTAAGGATGGCGTCAGCGTCTTTGGCGACCTCGATTACCTCGTCTTCGGTTTTGCACTGATGGATGTGCAGAGTGAACGTATCATCCTCAAAAATCTTTTTTTCCCCATCAAAACTCGCGTATTCTCCATCGGTAATGACAATTTTAAAACTTCCCATAGATACCTCCTGTTTTTCCCCTGTGTTGTGTACCGGCCC
It includes:
- a CDS encoding C-terminal binding protein → MGSFKIVITDGEYASFDGEKKIFEDDTFTLHIHQCKTEDEVIEVAKDADAILNQYAPVTRKVIEQLTKCKVITRYGVGVDTIDVEAATDHSIIVANVTDYCIDEVSDHAIALLLSLSRKINSLDRSVKSGEWSYNHIKPVNRLRGMTLGICGFGSIGREVARKAQAFNLKVIAFDPYVDEQTAKNNNVKLVDFDTVLQESDFLSLHMPLNKQTEHMIDAQALTRVKSNVYIINTGRGGLIDEDALIDALKNGKIAGAGLDVVETIPLKSPLDKLDNVIVTPHVGYYSESSLKDLQRIAAEQCRMVLDGYFPKCFVNRELKNTLHLNEA